The following nucleotide sequence is from Mucilaginibacter sp. cycad4.
CGTCAGCCCAAGTTTGAGGTCGTCCCACCAGGCGGCCAGTGTAAAATTCTGCACACCGGTTCCCAATACCAGCAAATAATTGATTTCGCCCTGGCGGTTTTTGAGTTCCTGTATCTTGGGTATCAGTACAGTCTCCATATCGTTGCGGGTTACTTCACCGCTGGCATAGATCCCTACCACATGCTCCGGAAGATTATTAATTATTTGTAGCATAATTTGTTGTTTTTTGTAAAATGTGATAACCTATGCCGGCGAAAACCGCAAACACAATATGAGCGGGCACCAGTTGCAGATAATATTTTTTAAAATTGAGTGATGGGGGCAGCGGGTGCATTTTAAAGGTTGTTTTCCAGACAGCCACGGCTAATAGCCCGCTTAGCCCACCCAGCCAAAGGTTTGTTTTGAGATCAGGTTTTAATTTACCGCGGTGCCATAGTTCTACATAAACGAGTGTAAACAGTAAGCCTACACCATAATGCCCCAACCAGCCCAAAGCCTGGCTTTGCTGCTTATCTAATTTAGGGATCAGGCGACCGGTTAGCTGGCCCAGGCGCTCGGGTTCGCTGAAGTTTTCGCCGTCGGCCAGCGATACAAGGTAGCTGAACAGCGTCATGAAGGTAGTACCGGTGAGTCCCGAAATCAAAATTTCTTTAGTTTTCATCATTGCTTATCCTGGTAAGGCCCCTGGTTGCAGGCCCGGTTAATACTTTGCCATTAATATCGTAGCGCGCACCGTGGCAAGGGCAGTCCCAGCTCTTTTCTTCACTGTTCCAACTAACAATGCAGGCGGCATGGGTGCAAACCGGGCTTAGGGCATGTATGGTGCCGTCGTCATCACGGTAAGCGGCGATTTTTTTTCCATCAACTTCAACTACTTTGCCGGTGCCCGGCTTTAACCTGTTAAGCGAGTCGGTGCTTTTAATATTCAGGCGATCAGCTACAAAATGATAGGCTACATCGGCATTTTCTTTTACAAATTCGCTAAACCCGTCTATCGGCTTTATTCTACCCGGATTAAACAATTTTTCGTACTTGCTGCCCTTGCCGCTTACCAGGTCGGCAAGAATCCTGGCGGCAACGCTTCCGAACATCATGCCGTTGCCGTTATAACCGGTTGCGCAATAAATACCATTAGCAGCCATAGGCATCCGGCCGATATAGGGCAGGCCATCCACGGGCACATAATACTGACTTGACCAGCGGTATTTAACCGATGATACGCGATAATACTTATGTGCATATTTTTCAAGGTTGGCAAAAGCCTTCTCCGGGTCCTCATGCCCTGTCTTGTGATCCAGCCCGCCAATCAATAATAATTCCTGCCCGTCTATTACGTGTGTCCGCACATAATGATAAGGTTCCTGGCAGTCATAAATAAGTCCGTCAGGATATTTTTCGCTATGGAGTTTGACGGCCAGTACGTAACTCCGGTAAGGTGCACACTCAAAATTGAATACATTGATATTCGGCGGCATATGAGTGGCATAGATTACGCTTTTTGCCCGGATCTTATTTTCACCAGCTTGCGCGATATGTATTTCATCGTCAGTGACTGTTTTTTCAATAAGCGTGTTTTCTAATAACGTGCCGCCGGCTTCCAAATAAGCTTTTTGTAATCCTTTTAAATATTTTATGGGGTGAAATTGTGCCTGGCCATCAAAAGCCAAAGCTTTTTGAAAAGGAACCGGTGTGGGTACTTCGTCTGTATATTTTACAGGAACGCCAACTTTAATCGCGCCCTGGTATATGTCATCCAGCATTTTGACTTCATCTTCATTTTCGGCATACAGGTAACCGGTTTTCGGTTCATAATCGCACTTGATGCCATAGGTATCGATATTGGTTTTAATCAGCCCGAACCCTTCATTGATCGCATCTGCAAAAAACTGTGCGCCTTCTTCGCCAAAAGCGCTTGCAGCTTCGTTGTAAGTAGTATCGGCAAAGGTATTAATATGCGCACTGGTGCCGCTGGTTGTGCCAAAACCGGGATTACGCGCTTCTGCAATAACAGTAACCTTTCCTGCTTTTTGTAATAACAACGCCGCTGTCAGGCCGGTGATCCCGGCGCCAACAATGAGGCAGTCATATATTCTATCTTCGGATCCGGCGCTGGCTTCCGGATTGCTGAGAGACTGCCAGGGGCTGTTCCTGGCACCGTCCCTTTTAATGTTCATTAGCGTCATTGTATAGATTTTTATTATCATTAATACAGCGCAAATGAGCAATGGTTTCTTTTTAGGAATATTTTTAATTATTTAATTAAATTAAAGGAAATGTCGGCTGGAATAACCGGCTTTTCCGTACGGATGTGCAGTTAGGGTCTTATTTCGAAACGTTTGGGGAGGGGCTGTAGAATATAGATTTACGAAGTTTTTGCAAATGTTATGAAAACGGCGAGGTTCTGAAAAGCGAAAATGAAAAACTATTCGCGGTAACCTGTTCAATTTCGAAGTGCCGTTTGAACCGATTGTTTGTTTATTATATTTATGCCAACCATTTATACAGATATTTGTTAAGCCAATCATGCAACAGGAAACTACTAAAACACGGTACAGTGATGCCGAATTAAATGAATTCAGAACATTGATCAAAGAAAAAATTGGCGTGGCACGCGAAGAGCTGCAGGAACTGGCGGGTACGCTTAGCGCCTCAAACACCAATGGAGATGATGCCGCGATTGCCGGCAAGACGCTGGAAGATGGTTCGGCGACCTTTGAAAAGGAACAGATCAACCAACTGGCCGCCCGCCAGAAAAAATTCATCGAGCAGCTTGAAGCTGCGCTGATGCGTATCGAAAACAGAACTTATGGCATTTGCCGTTCTACCGGTAAACTCATACCAAGAGAGCGGCTGCTTGCTGTTCCGCACACTACCCAAAGCATGGAAGCCAAACTCAAACAGGCATGAGTTCGGCGTTTGTAAAAGAGGGGGAGGCCAGGCATCTTAAAGATGTTGCACCGAATATCGGCGCACTGCTTTTTTTTCTGCGTGTGGAAAATAACGGCACTATTATCCGTGATGAAAAAATCTACTTTAGTCAAAAACACGGTCGTGATGTTTATGAAATGAGCGACGGCCTGGCTTATGCACTGGGTGATGACAATCACTGGTATATCATCCTTGACCTATGACAGGAACGTTTTTTGGAGGGACCAGCGGCTTACAGATCGACAGGCCCCGGCGGGATTTCCCGCCTGAATACAGTCATTTGTCGCGGCTGGGTTATTACCCTTTGCAGGAAAACAGCATCGAGGTTAACAGCTCTTTCTATAAAATTCCGCAGGCAAAAACCATAGCCCGCTGGGCCGCTGAAGTAACCGAAGGATTTCGTTTTACTTTCAAACTGTGGCAGGGGATCACGCACCAAAAAAGTTTGTTTTTCAATGAGGAAGATGTTATCCGTTTTATGCAGGCTATCCATTTGCCGGAAACTGAACGTGGTTGCCTGCTCGTTCAGTTTCCGCCCGGCCTGCAGGTGGGGGCCCTTCCTCAATTAACGAAATTACTGGAAGCTCTTAAACTTTATACATGGCCTATGGCCGTCGAATTTCGTCATCCGTCCTGGTACAGGGACGAAGTTTTTGAACTTTTGAACCGGCACCAGGCAGCAACGGTGTTGCAGGATATGCCCAAATCAGCTACGCCCATGGAATTCACCGCCGATGAACTGGTTTACCTGCGTTTTCATGGCCCATCAGGCAATTATAAAGGAAGTTACAGCGAAAGTTTCCTTTCTGAATATGCGTCTTATATCAATGAATGGCAGCAGGAAGGCAAAACAGTTTATGTGTACTTCAACAATACAGCCGGTGCAGCGCTGGAAAATCTTCAGTTATTGAAACGCCTTCTCATTTAAACAAAGGCGACCGGTAGCAATTTGAAATCCCTGCAAATGCAACTTTTAAACCTGAAGCCGAGCCAGATCTAAAGTAAGACAGGGAGTGAAGCTTACTGTCAGCCCTATTATTCATAGGCAACCGCGGAAGGCGAAATAACCGCGTGTTTTAAAAAAAATGCCGCCGCTAAATAAATAGATGAAGCCTCAGCAACTCTCCTGCAAAATTAAGAAGGTTCAGGGCAATAGCTTTCGGTGGCAATTCGGGGTTACACCCGCTGCTACCTGAAAAACATTCATATATTTTTTGAAAATTGTCAATTATTAAGTTTAAAATTAAATAATTAAAATTTACAGATCTTAACTCCCCATGCTTTAAGATTTGGTGGCATATCTTTTCCGGAAATTGAAATGTTTAATAAGCAGTTATGAAAAATATTAAAGCGATCATCCTTGCAATCATAATAACCGGTTTTTTTGCCGGGGCTCCGGCTAATGCGCAAAGCAGCAAATTAATCACTGCTGATATTTGTGTATATGGCGGAACATCCGCAGGGGTAATTGCCGCTTATACGGCAAAAAAGATGGGGAAAACGGTGATCTTGATTGAACCGGGAAAACATTTGGGGGGCATGAGTTCAGGAGGCCTTGGTTATACTGATATTGGGAACAAATATGTGGTGACAGGTTTAGCGCGGGATTTTTACCGCCGTGTAGGTACGCATTACGGGAAATTTGAACAATGGATATTTGAGCCAAAGGTAGCAGAGGGCATTTTTAATGATTATGTAAAACGGGCAGGTTTCCCTGTTTTATTCGGGAACAGGCTTATAAAAGTAACAAAGAAAGGAAATCAGCTAAGGGAAATTGCAGTGGAGGACAGCTATAAACCATCGGCTGCTACCAATAAAACTATTCGCGCTAAAATATTTATTGATTGTACTTACGAAGGGGACCTGATGGCCCGTTCAGGTGTTTCTTATACTGTTGGGAGAGAAGCTAACAGCCAGTATGATGAAACTATAAACGGAGTGGAGTTGTTGGATAAACACCAGTTCCCGGATAATGTTGACCCTTATAAAGTGCCGGGCGATCCTAAAAGCGGTTTATTGTGGGGTATAAGTAAGGAAGTATTACAAGCAAATGGTGCAGGGGATAAAAAAGTACAGGCCTATAATTTTCGTATTACGCTAACCAATGTGCCAGGAAACCGGATCCCAATTTCAAAACCCGAAAATTATGACCCCAAAAAGTATGAATTGCTGCTGCGTTTAAAAGAGAAACAACCCTGGAAATCAATTTTTGATGTTTTTATTATAAGTAAAATGCCTAACGGCAAAACGGATATCAACAATAATGGAGGTTTCTCTACGGATATGATCGGGATGAACCGGGAATATCCGGAGGCCGATTATAATACAAGGGCCAAAATATGGAAGGAGCATGAAGATTATACCAAAGGCTTCCTCTATTTTATCGGCAATGACACCCGCATACCCGGAAACATCAGGGACGAAATGAAACAATGGGGCTATCCTAAGGATGAATATACGGATAACGGGAACTGGACAACCCAGCTTTATATCAGGGAGGCCCGCAGAATGATTGGTGAACTGGTCATGACCCAGCATCACTGCCAGGGACGGGAAGTGGTTGATGATGGTGTAGGAATGGCCGCATATGGCATGGACTCGCATAATTGTGAAAGGCTGGTAGTGAATGGCATGGTGAAAAATGAGGGAGATGTTCAGGTACATGGTTTTGCGCCATATGCTGTTTCATACAGGGCTATAATTCCTAAGCAAAAGGAAGCTGCTAATTTGTTTGTCCCGGTATGCTTGTCTGCAAGTCATATAGCTTACGGGTCAATCAGGATGGAGCCGGTATTTATGGTATTAGGCCAATCCTCGGCCGTGGCGGCATGCCAGGCTATTGATAAAAAAATGGCAATACAGGAGGTTGATGTAAAAGAGGTACAAAGCTTGCTCAGGAGAGACCCTCTTGCAGATGGAAGCACTCCCGAAGTACTGGTTGATAATGAGGACAGTCACATAACAGGCGATTGGAAAACGGAAAAATCCGGCGGATATGGCCCCACCTATCTCACTGATGGTTCCAAAGCGGAAACTGCGAAATCCGTACTGTTTATTCCTGAAAATTTAAAAAAAGGCGCTTACCATGTCTATACCTATTTTCCTAAGGTTATGAATCCGGCAACAAAAACTTACATCACGATTTACGATGGTGAGAAGGCCACAGAAAAGATAATCAATCAGTCTGACTTGCAGGTAGAGGGCCAAACTTCAGGTGAGTGGCTTCCTCTGGGGTTATATAACTTTTCAGAAGAAAAGAAGGGATATGTAGAAATTTCCAATAAAAGCGCCGATGGCGTGATTGTGGCTGATGCAGTGCTTTTTGTACCTGTTCGATAGTTTTAATCATTCAGGCGCGGCATTTGCTTTATTAAAATGGCCTTATTTAACATAAATTTACCGGGGCGATACCCTTAAGTATCTGATAAAAAAGAAAATACCGGCACTGTTTCATAATCCCAATAATTCAATTTAATAACATATTTTATATTTTCATTGCCTATAACGGCTTTGATAAATTTAAGCTATGTTTATAATCGCCGTTGTAAAACAATTATAAACAAGCAATAATGCAAACAAAACAAAGAGCTAATTACGGGGTGAAATCCCTTGTACAGCAAATTGTCGGATCTATCAGTAAGAATATTGACAAGGGTGTTTACCGGAAAAATGAAAAGCTGCTGTCAATAAATACCTACAGCAAGCAGCACGGTGTAGCAAGGGATACCATTGAAAAAGCCTACCTGATACTTAAAAATAATGGTTATATCCGCTCGGTTTCCGGCAAAGGCTATTTTGTGGTTGGTAAGCCGGATGTAAGGATCAAGGTGCTTTTGCTGTTTAATAAATTAAGCTCCTATAAGAAAACCGTTTATGATACTATGGTTCGCACTTTAGGCGATAAGGCCAGGGTTGATCTTCATATTCATCATTATAACCCTGCTTTGCTTGAGGAAAGTATAGATGCTAACCTGGGCAATTACCATTACTATGTGGTAATGCCACATTTTTTTGATTATAGTAACGAGCAGGAATATTTAACCATTTTAAAGAAGATCCCGGTTGATCAGTTGATATTGCTGGATAAAGATTTGCCTAAATTACCTAAGCAATCAGCAGTGTTCCAGGATTTTCGTAACGATATTTACGGCGCATTGAACGTGGTTACAGACCTGATTGCCAAATATGGAAGACTAATTATCATATATCCGTTAGACCGCCACCATCCGCCCGAAATTAAGGACGGAATAATGCAGTTTTGTGAAGAGAACAACAAAAAGTTTGAAGTAATAGACGCATTTAAAACAGACGATCTCAAAAAAGGCACTCTTTATATTGTATTGACCGAAAATGACCTGGCCGATTTGATCAAAGGAGCAAGGATAAGCGGTTACGAATTAGGGAAGGATATAGGAATCATATCTTTTAATGAAACCGTATTTAAAGAATTGTTGGATATAACCGTTATTACAACCGATTTTGAAGAAATGGGCAGAAAGACAGCTGAGTTGATGCTGCAAAACAAAGCAGCTGTTATTAAAAATGCCTTTAAAATAATTATCAGAAAATCGCTATAAGGAGGCTCTGAGTGTTAAGTAAAAAGGTACTTCGTAACGCCCTGTTGAACCATTTTTAATAATGTCTGCGGTCATTTTTCCCATTTGCTCAAAATCTGTTGATATGGTGGTTAAACCATTCAGGATGATTTTTTTTAACGGGGTTTCATTGTAAGATATCACGCCAACATCTTTCCCTATTTTTAACTCCGTGGCCAGGATCCTTTCAATCAAAACCACCAGGTCGTTTTCCATCAGGTTGATGAACACATCGCCTTCATTTATAGGCTCTCCTTGTATGTCATGAACTACTTTATAAGTAAATGCATATTGGATACAGAAACTGAAAAAGCCTTTTAATATTTCACCCGGGAAATAAGTGTATTCGGGAAATATGATCTTTAAGGTATGGTAGTTTCTTAGTTGCGGCAGAGCTTCTTCCAGGGCCTGGAAAATGTCTTTTTCAAAATTTTCGTAGACGGCAGCAAAATCGCCTTTTATTCCCGGCACCAATTTATCAAGTATAATAAGCTTCTCTTTGGGCAGTGTATTGATAATGTCGTGAACATTTTCTCCGCCGTGCATAAAGTGGGGCAGGATCACATAATGGGTATAATCGTTGCTGTTGTTTTGAAGTAGTTTCTTGAAAAACTCAAAGTCGTTATTGTATATATAGAAGTCGATGGCTGCTTCATGACCAAGGCCATCAACTATGGCGTCATAAACCAGCTTTTTATGGGTGCTTAACTTATTAAATATTAAAAACACTTTAAATTGTTGGCCCGCTTCTGTGTTTTTAATGTAATACCCTTTACCCGGTACGGAGCCAAGCAAACCGATTGATTTCAGGTGTTTATAAGCCTTTTCGGCAGTATCACGCGATATTTCAAAATTGCAGTTTAACTCATTAATGGAGGGGAGCGTTTCGTTAATCACCAATTTTCCTTCACGTACACTTTTGATGATGGAGTTGGCTAACTGGATGTATTTCGGGGTAGATGAATAATAATCAATATAGATGTACTCTAAAAATCGTGAAGACTTCATAACTATTGAATTGGCTGCTGGCAAAAACTTAAAGGTAATCAAATTAGGTTTGATAAGGTTTCCCCTTTTGGCGCGGGTAAGCCAGGGAAGCTTAATAAGCAGCTAAAATAAATAAAGTGATGAATTTGTTACAAGAAGATCGCCTTCAATCAGGATGGTGCAGGACGCTGTTGGTATAAACATGCTCTAACTTTATCGATTATAAACCTGGGCCCATATAAGCCGGCCAGTAACCAGATAAATTATACCATAATGATCAAGCTGCCTTACAAGATCTTGCTGTGTTCTGTTTGCGTTTCGTTGCGGCTCATTTTACCCGGGCAGCTTTTCGCTCAGGTGGTGAAAACCAGCTTTAAGTTTGATTTCGGCAATGGAAAAGCAGCACCTGGGTATCAAAAGGTGGGTCCGGATGAAGTTTTTGATGGCGCTAAAGGTTATGGCTTTGATTTTGGCTCTAAAATAATAGCCGTAACACGCGATGGCGGAAGAAAACTTACCGGCGGTTATGTAACCAATGATCAGCCCTTTTATTTTTCGGTAAATGTGCCTGAGGGTAATTATAAGGTTACCTTAACGGTTGGCGATATCAAAGGCAGCGGTGATATTACGGTACGTGCCGAATCGCGGAGGTTAATGCTGGAAAAGGTAAAGACTAATAACTCGGCTAAGAAGTTAAGCTTCATCGTAAATATCCGTAAGCCGGAAATCAGCACCGGCGGCAAAGTAGCGCTTAAGCCGCGGGAGTTTGGAAAGTACGACTGGGATGATAAGCTTAGCCTTGAGTTTAATGGTGCAAAACCCTGTGTTGATGCATTGGAAATAGAAAAAGTAGATGACCAAATAACCGTTTACCTGGCAGGAAATTCGACCGTGGTTGACCAGGATGACGAGCCCTGGTGCTCATGGGGCCAAATGATCCCCCGTTTTTTCAAACCCGGTGTGGCCATTGCCAATCATGCCGAATCCGGTCTTAGCCTGGGTAGTTTTTTAAATAGTCACCGTTTAGATAAAGTTTTAAGTGTAATTAAGCCTGGCGATTATCTTTTTATAGAGTTCGGGCATAATGATCAGAAAGAGAAAGGGCCGGATGACGGCGCTTATAAGTCATACACCGAACGCTTTAAGTTGTTTATCAACAAAACGCGGGAGAAAAAAGCTATCCCGGTAATTGTAACCTCTACCAGTCGCCGGGCTTTTAATGACAGCAATAAAGTAGTAAATACCCTGGGCGATTATCCCGATGCTGCCAGGAAAGTTGCCATAGAGCTGAATGTTCCCCTGATTGATCTTAATGCCATGTCTGCCAGGTTTTATGAGGCATTGGGTAACGAGGGCTCAAAAAAAGCTTTTGTGTGGTATCCGGCAAACTCATTCCCAAACCAACCAAAAGATTTGGCCGACAATACCCATTTCAACAGTTATGGTGCCTATGAACTTGCAAAATGTGTTATAGAAGGGATCAAAAGCAATCATTTGGGCATTGATCGGTATATTATTGGTGCACCGCCTTTTGACCCTGCCCATCCTGATCCGGCAGAAACATTTAGCCAACCTGCCAGCCCTAAAAACAGCACTGTAAAACCTGATGGAAATTGACCGGCGGTATGGATGCCGAAGCATATAAATTTTAGTAAAATGATGATGAATAAAAAAATGTTATTACTTGCACTTGGTATTCTACAAACCGGTCTAATCACCGTAAAAGCCCAGGAAGTAATGGAAACAGGAGGCACAAAACCGATGCCCGCACAGTGGATCGATAGTGAAACCGGTCATAAGGTGGTCCGCCTCGTGAACCGCGAAAATGATAACGGCAGCTTTTATTTCAATAATACGCCCTTTGTTCCTCAAATAAAGAATGAAGGAGATTTGATGGTATTTTATGGCAAAACGGATAAGGGAGAACAATTATTTACTGTTAATTTAAAAACGCAGAAAACAGAGCAGTTAACAAACCGGGCGAAAGTATCCGGCGAAATGGTTTGTGCCAAAACCCGCGAAGCGTTTTATCAAAGTGGCGACAGCATATTCGCTGTAAATGTTAACACCCATAAAACAAGATTTATTTACGCTTTTGCACCCGATTTTAAAGGAAGGGTAGGTACAGTAAATGCCGATGGGACTTATATGGCCTGTGTTAAGGCTACCGGCGAACAGGAACGTGAAATACTTGCAAAATATCCGGAAAAGCATGATTTCTTTAACCGGATCTATGATGCGCATATCCAGCATACTTTATACGTGCTTGAAGTTAAGCACAAAACATTAAAACAAATACACCAGGAAAACGAATGGACTAATCACCTGCTTTTTTCACCGACAGATCCTGATAACCTTTCGTATTGTCATGAGGGCCCCTGGGAAAAGGTCGACCGGATCTGGAACATCAATATAAAAACCGGCGAAAACAGGCTATTACATAAACGTACCATGGTAAATGAAATAGCCGGTCATGAGTTTTTTTCGCCGCTGGGTAATACCGAGTGGTTTGATTTGCAGAAACCTAAAGGGCAAACCTTTTTCCTGGCAGGTATCAATATGAAAACAGGAAAAGAAGACCGTGTTTACCAAATGGACAGGAACGAGTG
It contains:
- a CDS encoding FAD-dependent oxidoreductase — translated: MKNIKAIILAIIITGFFAGAPANAQSSKLITADICVYGGTSAGVIAAYTAKKMGKTVILIEPGKHLGGMSSGGLGYTDIGNKYVVTGLARDFYRRVGTHYGKFEQWIFEPKVAEGIFNDYVKRAGFPVLFGNRLIKVTKKGNQLREIAVEDSYKPSAATNKTIRAKIFIDCTYEGDLMARSGVSYTVGREANSQYDETINGVELLDKHQFPDNVDPYKVPGDPKSGLLWGISKEVLQANGAGDKKVQAYNFRITLTNVPGNRIPISKPENYDPKKYELLLRLKEKQPWKSIFDVFIISKMPNGKTDINNNGGFSTDMIGMNREYPEADYNTRAKIWKEHEDYTKGFLYFIGNDTRIPGNIRDEMKQWGYPKDEYTDNGNWTTQLYIREARRMIGELVMTQHHCQGREVVDDGVGMAAYGMDSHNCERLVVNGMVKNEGDVQVHGFAPYAVSYRAIIPKQKEAANLFVPVCLSASHIAYGSIRMEPVFMVLGQSSAVAACQAIDKKMAIQEVDVKEVQSLLRRDPLADGSTPEVLVDNEDSHITGDWKTEKSGGYGPTYLTDGSKAETAKSVLFIPENLKKGAYHVYTYFPKVMNPATKTYITIYDGEKATEKIINQSDLQVEGQTSGEWLPLGLYNFSEEKKGYVEISNKSADGVIVADAVLFVPVR
- a CDS encoding GntR family transcriptional regulator, whose product is MKSSRFLEYIYIDYYSSTPKYIQLANSIIKSVREGKLVINETLPSINELNCNFEISRDTAEKAYKHLKSIGLLGSVPGKGYYIKNTEAGQQFKVFLIFNKLSTHKKLVYDAIVDGLGHEAAIDFYIYNNDFEFFKKLLQNNSNDYTHYVILPHFMHGGENVHDIINTLPKEKLIILDKLVPGIKGDFAAVYENFEKDIFQALEEALPQLRNYHTLKIIFPEYTYFPGEILKGFFSFCIQYAFTYKVVHDIQGEPINEGDVFINLMENDLVVLIERILATELKIGKDVGVISYNETPLKKIILNGLTTISTDFEQMGKMTADIIKNGSTGRYEVPFYLTLRASL
- a CDS encoding rhamnogalacturonan acetylesterase, with the protein product MIKLPYKILLCSVCVSLRLILPGQLFAQVVKTSFKFDFGNGKAAPGYQKVGPDEVFDGAKGYGFDFGSKIIAVTRDGGRKLTGGYVTNDQPFYFSVNVPEGNYKVTLTVGDIKGSGDITVRAESRRLMLEKVKTNNSAKKLSFIVNIRKPEISTGGKVALKPREFGKYDWDDKLSLEFNGAKPCVDALEIEKVDDQITVYLAGNSTVVDQDDEPWCSWGQMIPRFFKPGVAIANHAESGLSLGSFLNSHRLDKVLSVIKPGDYLFIEFGHNDQKEKGPDDGAYKSYTERFKLFINKTREKKAIPVIVTSTSRRAFNDSNKVVNTLGDYPDAARKVAIELNVPLIDLNAMSARFYEALGNEGSKKAFVWYPANSFPNQPKDLADNTHFNSYGAYELAKCVIEGIKSNHLGIDRYIIGAPPFDPAHPDPAETFSQPASPKNSTVKPDGN
- a CDS encoding STAS/SEC14 domain-containing protein, encoding MLQIINNLPEHVVGIYASGEVTRNDMETVLIPKIQELKNRQGEINYLLVLGTGVQNFTLAAWWDDLKLGLTNFTNWHRIAVVTDQKGVEWFTDIFQFMIPGKSRGFSPDQLEEAKAWVSGEEI
- a CDS encoding oligogalacturonate lyase family protein; amino-acid sequence: MMMNKKMLLLALGILQTGLITVKAQEVMETGGTKPMPAQWIDSETGHKVVRLVNRENDNGSFYFNNTPFVPQIKNEGDLMVFYGKTDKGEQLFTVNLKTQKTEQLTNRAKVSGEMVCAKTREAFYQSGDSIFAVNVNTHKTRFIYAFAPDFKGRVGTVNADGTYMACVKATGEQEREILAKYPEKHDFFNRIYDAHIQHTLYVLEVKHKTLKQIHQENEWTNHLLFSPTDPDNLSYCHEGPWEKVDRIWNINIKTGENRLLHKRTMVNEIAGHEFFSPLGNTEWFDLQKPKGQTFFLAGINMKTGKEDRVYQMDRNEWSIHFNVTKDEQTFAGDGGNSGQVAKAPDGMWIYLFKPNGDRFKSEKLVNMKHHNYHLEPNVHFSPDEKWVIFRANFEGREGVYAVEIAKH
- a CDS encoding TraR/DksA C4-type zinc finger protein, giving the protein MQQETTKTRYSDAELNEFRTLIKEKIGVAREELQELAGTLSASNTNGDDAAIAGKTLEDGSATFEKEQINQLAARQKKFIEQLEAALMRIENRTYGICRSTGKLIPRERLLAVPHTTQSMEAKLKQA
- a CDS encoding DUF72 domain-containing protein, which encodes MTGTFFGGTSGLQIDRPRRDFPPEYSHLSRLGYYPLQENSIEVNSSFYKIPQAKTIARWAAEVTEGFRFTFKLWQGITHQKSLFFNEEDVIRFMQAIHLPETERGCLLVQFPPGLQVGALPQLTKLLEALKLYTWPMAVEFRHPSWYRDEVFELLNRHQAATVLQDMPKSATPMEFTADELVYLRFHGPSGNYKGSYSESFLSEYASYINEWQQEGKTVYVYFNNTAGAALENLQLLKRLLI
- a CDS encoding FAD-dependent oxidoreductase; this encodes MNIKRDGARNSPWQSLSNPEASAGSEDRIYDCLIVGAGITGLTAALLLQKAGKVTVIAEARNPGFGTTSGTSAHINTFADTTYNEAASAFGEEGAQFFADAINEGFGLIKTNIDTYGIKCDYEPKTGYLYAENEDEVKMLDDIYQGAIKVGVPVKYTDEVPTPVPFQKALAFDGQAQFHPIKYLKGLQKAYLEAGGTLLENTLIEKTVTDDEIHIAQAGENKIRAKSVIYATHMPPNINVFNFECAPYRSYVLAVKLHSEKYPDGLIYDCQEPYHYVRTHVIDGQELLLIGGLDHKTGHEDPEKAFANLEKYAHKYYRVSSVKYRWSSQYYVPVDGLPYIGRMPMAANGIYCATGYNGNGMMFGSVAARILADLVSGKGSKYEKLFNPGRIKPIDGFSEFVKENADVAYHFVADRLNIKSTDSLNRLKPGTGKVVEVDGKKIAAYRDDDGTIHALSPVCTHAACIVSWNSEEKSWDCPCHGARYDINGKVLTGPATRGLTRISNDEN